The Hypanus sabinus isolate sHypSab1 chromosome 5, sHypSab1.hap1, whole genome shotgun sequence genome has a segment encoding these proteins:
- the LOC132393906 gene encoding ATP-dependent Clp protease ATP-binding subunit clpX-like, mitochondrial gives MLTSKKSPANNYNEVGLWHIADKSDCQVNLPAPKELHRILDEYIIGQNQAKKVLSVAVYNHYKRLINNIPSHVTQHSEGCGHSFSSSSRELVNLTELIPNPTYLSQQPVIQRNFRKNFGIVNNAVHFDKSNIILLGPTGSGKTLMVQTLAKCLDVPFAICDCTCLTQSGYVGEDIESVIAKLLLDANFNVARAQQGIVFLDEMDKIGAIPAGHQLRDVTGEGVQQGLLKLIEGTIVNVPEHNSRKYRRDTIPVDTTNILFVGSGAFNGLDRIISRRKHENYLGFDAALGEGAGLANSSGLNAHEDFQERDKLLHQVEPRDLMEYRMIPEFVGRFPVIVALHSLTEDMLVQILTEPRNAIITQYKMLFGMDKCHVSFSEEALHAIANKAIERKTGARGLRSIMEQILLEPMFEVPNSNIIRVHIDKEVVDGKKSPEYTRASPNVDKNCDDYDWMEGADTNK, from the exons ATGTTGACTTCAAAAAAATCTCCTGCAAACAATTACAACGAAGTTGGTTTGTGGCATATAGCTGACAAAAGTGACTGCCAGGTGAATCTGCCAGCACCCAAAGAA CTCCATCGCATTTTGGATGAGTATATTATCGGCCAAAATCAAGCAAAGAAAGTTCTCTCAGTAGCCGTCTACAATCACTATAAAAGGCTTATTAATAATATTCCATCCCATGTCACACAACATTCTGAGGGTTGTGGTCACAGCTTCTCCAGCTCGTCAAGAG AACTAGTGAATCTCACAGAATTGATTCCAAACCCGACTTATTTATCACAACAACCAGTAATACAGAGAAATTTCCGGAAGAACTTTGGCATTGTTAATAATGCTGTTCATTTTGACAAAAGCAACATCATTCTGCTTGGACCCACAGGCTCAG GGAAAACACTGATGGTCCAAACGTTGGCCAAATGCTTGGATGTGCCATTTGCAATCTGTGACTGTACGTGCCTCACACAATCCGGCTATGTTGGTGAAGACATTGAATCAGTCATTGCTAAGCTGCTACTGGATGCAAACTTCAATGTTGCAAGAGCTCAGCAAG GAATTGTCTTTCTTGATGAAATGGACAAGATTGGAGCAATTCCGGCAGGGCATCAGTTACGAGATGTAACGGGAGAAGGTGTGCAACAA GGCTTGCTGAAGCTGATAGAGGGAACAATTGTGAATGTTCCAGAACACAATTCACGGAAATACCGTCGTGACACCATTCCAGTGGACACCACCAACATTCTCTTTGTGGGTTCAGGAGCTTTTAATGGATTGGATAGAATCATCAGCAGGAGGAAACACGAAAAT TACCTCGGCTTTGATGCGGCACTTGGTGAAGGCGCTGGCCTGGCTAATTCCTCTGGATTGAACGCCCATGAAGACTTCCAGGAGAGAGACAAGTTACTCCATCAGGTGGAGCCCAGGGACCTAATGGAATACAGAATGATTCCTGAATTTGTGGGAAGATTTCCTGTCATTGTCGCACTGCACAGTTTAACTGAGGACATGTTAGTTCAGATTTTGACAGAACCACGGAATGCAATAATTACTCAGTACAAGATGCTGTTTGGCATGGATAAG TGTCATGTCTCCTTTTCCGAGGAAGCCTTGCACGCCATCGCAAATAAAGCAATTGAGCGTAAGACAGGAGCGCGAGGACTGAGATCAATCATG GAACAAATATTACTTGAACCCATGTTTGAGGTGCCAAATTCAAATATCATTAGAGTTCACATAGATAAGGAAGTTGTTGATGGTAAGAAGAGCCCGGAGTATACTAG AGCATCACCGAATGTGGATAAAAACTGTGACGATTATGACTGGATGGAAGGAGCTGACACCAACAAATGA